One genomic window of Salvia miltiorrhiza cultivar Shanhuang (shh) chromosome 4, IMPLAD_Smil_shh, whole genome shotgun sequence includes the following:
- the LOC131021488 gene encoding calmodulin-like protein 30 translates to MSKLSFLGLHRSNSKKPSSPKATIRSKETHKSSSMRSKSFEPNTDEVRMVFNKFDANGDGKISLQEYMQALRVLGGATTKREAAQTFQAADADGDGFIDLDEFTKLYGSDADAKSSEIQSAFRVFDCDGDGKISAEELMEVLRRMGERPTLEGCKKMIRGVDRDGDGLIDMDEFTNMMKQNIKTA, encoded by the coding sequence ATGTCGAAACTCAGCTTCCTCGGTCTCCACCGCAGTAATTCAAAGAAACCCTCATCTCCCAAAGCAACCATTCGCTCAAAAGAAACCCACAAATCCTCGAGCATGCGCAGCAAAAGCTTTGAGCCAAACACCGACGAAGTGAGAATGGTTTTCAACAAGTTCGACGCCAACGGCGACGGCAAGATCTCCCTTCAAGAATACATGCAAGCCCTCCGCGTCCTCGGCGGCGCCACCACCAAACGCGAGGCAGCGCAGACATTTCAGGCGGCCGACGCCGACGGAGATGGATTCATTGACTTAGATGAGTTCACTAAACTGTATGGCAGCGACGCAGATGCGAAGAGCAGCGAGATTCAGTCGGCGTTTAGGGTTTTCGACTGCGACGGTGACGGCAAAATCAGCGCGGAGGAGCTGATGGAGGTGCTGCGGAGGATGGGGGAGAGGCCCACTTTGGAAGGCTGCAAGAAGATGATAAGAGGGGTTGATAGAGACGGAGATGGGCTCATTGACATGGATGAATTCACCAACATGATGAAACAAAACATCAAAACTGCCTAA
- the LOC131021489 gene encoding cyclin-dependent kinase inhibitor 6-like: protein MEKAAAAGERKRKVYAGESEFSASSIQLKARRLDDATAENSASPANSGGLSCETVGADDGLASCCSSDGSSELTKETSKLLDLEDNETTVEFLTTSADDSLDCRERSETTPSREALGESGELESTARPREPDPRRLSAGVKMPSEAQLEEFFAAAEKKLQQKFIDKYNFDIVKDQPLEGRYDWVHVQLRPE from the exons ATGGaaaaggcggcggcggcgggggaGAGAAAGAGGAAAGTTTACGCAGGAGAATCGGAGTTTTCGGCGTCGTCAATTCAGCTGAAGGCTCGGCGTTTAGATGACGCGACGGCGGAAAATTCAGCTTCGCCGGCGAATTCTGGAGGTCTATCTTGCGAGACAGTCGGAGCTGATGATGGCTTGGCATCTTGTTGCTCAAGTGACGGATCCAGCGAGCTGACTAAGGAAACTTCGAAACTCCTAGATCTGGag GACAATGAGACGACTGTGGAGTTTCTCACGACGTCGGCTGATGATTCGTTGGATTGCAGAGAGAG AAGTGAAACGACGCCGTCGAGAGAAGCTCTAGGTGAGTCGGGCGAGCTGGAGTCGACGGCGAGGCCACGTGAACCGGATCCTCGCCGTCTTTCTGCAGGGGTGAAAATGCCATCTGAGGCTCAACTCGAGGAATTCTTCGCCGCGGCTGAGAAGAAACTCCAGCAAAAATTCATTGACaa GTACAACTTTGACATAGTGAAGGACCAGCCACTGGAAGGGCGGTACGATTGGGTTCATGTTCAACTGAGGCCAGAATAA